A window of the Oryza brachyantha chromosome 5, ObraRS2, whole genome shotgun sequence genome harbors these coding sequences:
- the LOC102712909 gene encoding UDP-D-xylose:L-fucose alpha-1,3-D-xylosyltransferase MGP4-like encodes MSLHQRPHQKPPAADSLPASASASAAAAPPSRPLPLLTLPYLFSLLALLLLLALLFPWGPPRASAPASPWRGYTLQKAAAFAAGAGNGTIVLAAVSGPYLPFLSNWLISVRRAGRADQVLVVAEDYGTLERINAAWPGHAVLVPPAPDAQVAHKFGSQGFFNFTSRRPRHLLQILELGYSVMYNDVDMVWLADPFPYIVGDHDVYFMDDMTPVKPLDHSHDLPPPGKKGRTYICSCMIFLRPTEGAKLLLRKWIEELKEQPWSKKQKANDQPAFNWALNKTAGQVDVYLLPQSAFPTGGLYFKNKTWVKETKGKHVIIHNNYITGFEKKIKRFRDHGLWLVDEHSDESPVGRITKKKAPRSMGQGAAKAKGSDQAESKADDKDVKTAKPKDAKELIDYMEKNYDRIKDVASFDDFYHVFYELIENFCEERGQLQYRIPKKDELERQYEKVNKNGKPGVNLSRKQFMEIAGQVIKVNSFAFGKATMDVLVVLFGAPVCALLAKRVVPGLKSFSDDVVIPAATSGAVVYLAKANKL; translated from the exons ATGTCGCTCCACCAGCGGCCGCACCAGAAGCCACCGGCCGCCGACTccctccccgcctccgcctccgcctccgccgccgccgctccccctTCCCGCCCGCTCCCACTCCTCACCCTCCCCTACCTCTTCTCCCTcctcgcgctcctcctcctcctcgccctcctctTCCCCTGGGGCCCTCcccgcgcctccgcccccgcctcgccgtggcggGGATACACGCTCCAGaaggccgccgccttcgccgctggcGCGGGCAACGGAAccatcgtcctcgccgccgtctccgggCCCtacctccccttcctctccaaCTGGCTCATCAgcgtccgccgcgccggccgcgccgaccaggtgctcgtcgtcgccgaggaCTATGGGACGCTCGAGCGCATCAATGCGGCCTGGCCCGGCCACGCCGTCCTCGTGCCACCCGCGCCCGACGCCCAGGTCGCCCACAAGTTTGGATCCCAG GGGTTCTTTAACTTCACCTCGCGACGGCCACGGCACTTGCTGCAGATTCTTGAGCTAGGGTACAGCGTCATGTACAACGACGTCGACATGGTGTGGCTTGCCGATCCATTCCCATATATCGTCGGGGACCATGACGTGTACTTCATGGATGATATGACTCCT GTGAAGCCACTGGATCATTCACATGATCTTCCGCCACCTGGTAAGAAAGGGCGGACATACATTTGCAGCTGCATGATCTTCCTGCGGCCAACAGAAGGGGCTAAGCTGCTATTGAGGAAGTGGATTGAGGAGCTCAAGGAGCAGCCATGGTCAAAGAAGCAGAAAGCAAATGATCAGCCAGCATTCAACTGGGCTTTGAACAAGACTGCAGGCCAG GTCGATGTTTATCTGTTACCTCAGTCTGCATTTCCAACTGGaggtttatattttaagaataaaacatGGGTAAAGGAAACAAAGGGCAAGCATGTCATTATACACAACAACTATATCACAGGGTTTGAAAAGAAGATAAAACGGTTCCGTGATCATGGACTATGGCTTGTGGATGAACACAGTGATGAGTCACCGGTTGGTAGAATA ACCAAGAAGAAAGCTCCTC GATCGATGGGCCAGGGTGCAGCCAAGGCGAAAG GCAGCGATCAGGCCGAGAGCAAGGCCGACGATAAGGACGTGAAGACTGCGAAACCTAAGGATGCTAAGGAACTCATCGACTATATGGAAAAGAATTACGACAGGATCAAGGATGTGGCAAGCTTCGATGATTTCTACCATGTCTTTTACGAGCTCATCGA AAATTTCTGTGAAGAACGTGGGCAATTGCAGTACAGGATACCCAAAAAAGATGAACTAGAGAGGCAGTATGAG AAGGTGAACAAGAACGGCAAGCCGGGGGTGAACCTGAGCAGGAAGCAGTTCATGGAGATCGCCGGGCAGGTCATCAAGGTGAACAGCTTCGCCTTCGGCAAGGCCACCATGGACGTGCTGGTCGTCCTCTTCGGCGCCCCCGTGTGCGCGCTCCTCGCCAAGAGGGTCGTCCCGGGCCTCAAGTCCTTCTCCGACGACGTCGTCATCCCGGCGGCCACgtccggcgccgtcgtctACCTCGCCAAGGCCAACAAGCTGTGA
- the LOC102713186 gene encoding UDP-sulfoquinovose synthase, chloroplastic translates to MKMAHLVTNCSFSPSPAVKPYARSSGYCCNVAQFQSLKCSNVVLKSCPARPRKAFAARASAVVQGQTGKTQTPLTGNEQASGHSSSRPKKVMVIGGDGYCGWATALHLSNKGYEVAIVDNLVRRLFDHQLGLDSLTPIASIQNRIRRWKSLTGKTIQLYVGDICDFEFLSEAFKSFEPDSAVHFGEQRSAPYSMIDRSRAVFTQHNNVIGTLNVLFAIKEFSEECHLVKLGTMGEYGTPNIDIEEGFITITHNGRTDTLPYPKQASSFYHLSKVHDSHNIAFTCKAWGIRATDLNQGVVYGVRTDETAMHEELSNRFDYDGIFGTALNRFCVQAAVGHPLTVYGKGGQTRGYLDIRDTVQCVELAIANPAKPGEFRVFNQFTEQFSVNELAKLVTAAGAKLGLEVQAKSVPNPRVEAEEHYYNAKHTKLMELGLEPHLLSDSLLDSLLNFAVQYKDRVDAAQIMPNVSWKKMSAKPKTVSV, encoded by the exons ATGAAAATGGCACATCTGGTAACTAACTGTAGTTTTAGCCCTTCGCCTGCAGTGAAGCCATACGCGAGATCTTCTGGCTATTGCTGCAATGTCGCCCAATTCCAGAGCTTAAAATGTTCCAATGTGGTGCTCAAATCATGTCCGGCGAGACCGAGGAAGGCATTTGCCGCTCGTGCTAGCGCTGTTGTGCAGGGGCAGACAGGAAAGACACAGACACCACTTACTGGGAACGAGCAAGCATCTGGGCACTCGTCCTCTAGACCTAAAAAGGTCATGGTTATCGGCGGAGATGGCTACTGCGGCTGGGCAACCGCTCTTCATCTCTCCAACAAAGGCTATGAGGTTGCTATTGTGGATAATCTTGTGCGACGCCTTTTTGATCACCAGCTTGGCCTGGATTCCCTCACGCCCATAGCCTCCATCCAGAATCGCATCCGTCGGTGGAAGTCTCTCACCGGAAAGACGATTCAGCTCTATGTCGGTGATATATGCGACTTTGAATTCCTTTCAGAGGCCTTCAAGTCTTTTGAGCCAGATTCTGCTGTTCACTTTGGTGAGCAGAGATCAGCACCATATTCTATGATTGATCGTTCCCGTGCAGTATTCACTCAGCACAACAATGTTATTGGAACTCTTAATGTATTGTTTGCCATTAAGGAGTTCAGTGAAGAATGCCATCTGGTCAAACTGGGAACCATGGGTGAGTATGGAACTCCAAATATTGACATTGAAGAAGGGTTCATCACTATTACTCACAATGGAAGAACTGATACATTGCCTTACCCAAAGCAAGCAAGCTCCTTCTACCATCTAAGCAAAGTGCATGACTCGCACAATATCGCATTTACATGCAAGGCTTGGGGTATAAGGGCCACAGATCTTAACCAAGGTGTTGTATATGGGGTCAGAACAGATGAAACTGCAATGCATGAAGAACTATCCAACAGGTTTGATTATGATGGCATCTTTGGGACAGCACTGAATAGGTTCTGTGTTCAGGCTGCTGTAGGGCATCCACTTACAGTTTACGGAAAGGGTGGCCAG ACCCGTGGATATCTGGACATCAGGGATACCGTGCAATGCGTAGAGCTAGCCATCGCCAACCCAGCCAAACCAGGTGAATTCAGGGTCTTCAACCAGTTCACCGAGCAATTCTCGGTGAACGAGCTGGCCAAGCTGGTCACCGCCGCGGGAGCGAAGCTTGGGCTGGAGGTGCAGGCCAAGTCGGTGCCCAACCCGCGGGTGGAGGCCGAGGAGCACTACTACAACGCCAAGCACACCAAGCTCATGGAGCTCGGCCTGGAGCCCCACCTGCTGTCGGACTCCCTGCTCGACTCGCTGCTCAACTTCGCCGTGCAGTACAAGGACCGGGTCGACGCGGCGCAGATCATGCCCAACGTGTCGTGGAAGAAGATGAGCGCGAAGCCGAAGACGGTGTCCGTCTAG